In Ahaetulla prasina isolate Xishuangbanna chromosome 6, ASM2864084v1, whole genome shotgun sequence, a single window of DNA contains:
- the INPP5F gene encoding phosphatidylinositide phosphatase SAC2 isoform X1 yields the protein MELFQAKDHYILQQENRALWCSRVDGSLQLRAATDLLLAWNPICLGLIEGIIGKIQLHTDLPWWLLLIRQKVVVGKLPGDHDVCKITKIVAIPLSEAEPQDLDLEPCKKHHFGIYKTEKITQSPDDSKFLLRTFTQIKTNVSSSNKKKVKESKEKERLERRLLEELFKMFMDADSFYYSLTYDLTNSIQRQSACEKTNLPLWKKVDDRFFWNKHMIEDLINLGQSEVDFWIIPVIQGFVQIEELVVNYNETSDEEKSSPETPSQEPICVDYIHPSFLVALISRRSRHRAGMRYKRRGVDKNGNVANYVETEQLIHVHNHTLSFVQTRGSVPVFWSQVGYRYNPRPRLDKCEKETVTYFRAHFEEQLNIYKKQIIINLVDQTGREKIIGDAYLKQVLLYNNPSLTYVSFDFHEHCRGMKFENVQTLTDAISDIITDVKWCWVDQAGVICKQEGIFRVNCMDCLDRTNVVQAAIARAIMEQQLKKLGVMPPEQALPVKCNRIYQIIWANNGDAISRQYAGTAALKGDFTRTGERKLAGVMKDGVNSANRYYLNRFRDAYRQAVIDLMQGIPVTEDLYSIFTKEKEHEALHKENLRTHQELISQLLQSYMKLLLPDDEKFHGGWALIDCDPSLIDATHRDMDVLLLLSNTAYYVAYYDDEIDKVNQYQRLSLENLEKIEIGPEPTFFGKPKFSCMRLHHKYKDTSGYFHTLRAVVRSPEEDGKDTLQCIAEMLRITKQAMGLDVPIIEKKLERKSSRPHEDIIGIRSQNRGSLALGKNYLMNKFSSLNQKVKQTKSNVNISNLRKLGNFTKPEMKVNFLKPNLKVNLWKSDSSLETMENAMTDTNANIESDIEISSDNDSFHSDDFLTNSRSDDDQQFMDSLENGQIDYVLPSCGIIASAPRLNSRSQSVSSTDINISIPVPSDIHVVKSGHQMNNEREGKTFQEVLSAENTTLDVTKQIDVYCHRFVQDAKIKMNNSVSECERGSRELPEVAHNISNNAPKAADCLGTNKAPSRPSKLDVSFSETGPQYLVVEQMNLFKSPKSPGSSIVLEAEPGFHATPSPAENNGSRAVSPFAKIRNSMAQVANITQAGLTQGINFAVAKVQKSPAEPETINESQQNELKEMFTQCQTRIIQI from the exons ATTTGCCTTGGTGGTTGCTTCTAATTCGCCAAAAAGTAGTTGTTGGCAAGCTTCCAGGAGATCATGATGTATGTAAAATTACGAAAATTGTTGCAATACCACTTTCTGAAGCAGAACCTCAGGATCTGGACTTGGAG CCCTGTAAAAAACATCATTTTGGAATATATAAAACAGAGAAAATTACACAGTCTCCAGATGATTCTAAATTTCTGCTAAGAACCTTCACTCAGATAAAAACAAAtgtttcctcttctaataaaaagaag GTTAAAGaaagtaaagagaaagaaagactggaGAGACGTCTATTGGAAGAACTGTTCAAAATGTTTATGGATGCTGATTCTTTTTATTATAGTTTGACTTATGATTTAACGAACTCTATACAAAGGCAAAGTGCATGTGAGAAGACTAACTTGCCCCTTTGGAAAAAG gttgatgatagattctttTGGAATAAGCACATGATTGAAGATCTGATAAACCTTGGA CAATCTGAAGTGGACTTTTGGATTATCCCAGTCATCCAGGGATTTGTACAAATTGAAGAACTTGTAGTTAATTACAATGAAACATCAGATGAGGAGAAAAGCAGCCCTGAAACACCATCTCAGGAGCCCATTTGTGTAGATTACATTCATCCAAGTTTTCTTGTGGCACTTATCTCACGGAGGAGCCGTCACAGAGCGG ggATGCGTTACAAACGAAGAGGAGTGGATAAAAATGGGAATGTAGCAAATTATGTCGAGACTGAACAGTTGATCCATGTTCATAATCACACTCTATCTTTTGTTCAGACAAGAGGCTCTGTGCCTGTTTTTTGGAGTCAGGTTGGTTATAGATACAACCCACGGCCACGTCTTGATAAGT GTGAGAAGGAAACTGTTACTTACTTCCGTGCACATTTTGAAGAACAATTAAACATTTATAAAAAACAG ATTATCATTAACCTAGTGGACCAGACTGGACGAGAAAAAATTATTGGTGATGCTTATCTTAAACAAGTTTTATTGTATAATAATCCAAGCCTTACTTATGTGTCATTTGATTTCCATGAACATTG ccGTGGAATGAAGTTTGAAAATGTTCAAACCCTTACGGATGCCATTTCTGATATAATCACTGATGTAAAGTGGTGCTG GGTGGACCAAGCTGGTGTAATTTGTAAACAGGAAGGAATTTTCCGTGTTAATTGTATGGATTGTCTGGATCGAACCAACGTTGTTCAAGCAGCAATTGCTCGCGCCATTATGGAACAGCAG CTAAAAAAATTAGGTGTGATGCCTCCAGAACAAGCCTTGCCAGTGAAGTGCAATAGAATTTATCAGATCATATGGGCTAACAACGGTGATGCTATAAGCAGACAATATGCTGGAACAGCAGCTTTAAag GGTGACTTCACAAGGACTGGTGAAAGGAAGCTGGCAGGAGTTATGAAAGATGGTGTTAACTCTGCAAACAGATACTACTTAAACCGCTTCAGAGATGCTTATAGACAAGCAGTCATAG ATTTAATGCAGGGTATTCCTGTGACAGAAGATCTATATTCCATATTTACCAAAGAAAAAGAGCATGAAGCCTTGCACAAGGAAAATTTGAGGACTCATCAGGAATTGATTAGCCAATTACTGCAGAGTTACATGAAATTGCTTTTACCAGACGATGAAAAATTTCATGGTGGTTGGGCACTGATTGACTGTGATCCCAG CCTTATTGATGCTACTCACAGAGATATGGATgttcttcttctactttctaaTACTGCATACTACGTAGCCTA CTATGATGATGAAATAGATAAAGTCAATCAGTATCAAAGGCTGAGCCTTGAAAATTTGGAAAAGATAGAAATAG GACCCGAACCAACATTCTTTGGAAAACCCAAGTTCTCATGCATGAGACTTCATCATAAATACAAAGATACAAGTGGGTATTTCCATACTCTTAGAGCTGTCGTGCGCAGCCCTGAAGAGGATGGAAAAG ACACTCTTCAGTGCATTGCAGAAATGCTGCGAATCACCAAGCAGGCCATGGGATTAGATGTCCCTATTATTGAGAAAAAACTGGAGag GAAGAGCAGCAGACCACATGAGGACATCATTGGGATCAGATCCCAGAATAGAGGTTCTTTGGCTCTGGGGAAGAATTACTTAATGAACAAGTTTTCATCTCTTAATCAAAAAGTGAAACAAACCAAATCCAACGTAAATATCAGCAATCTTAGAAAACTAGGAAACTTTACAAAGCCTGAAATGAAAGTAAATTTCTTAAAGCCCAATCTGAAAGTAAATCTTTGGAAATCTGACAGTAGTCTTGAAACCATGGAAAATGCCATGACGGATACTAATGCCAATATAGAATCGGATATTGAGATCTCATCTGATAATGACTCGTTCCATTCAGATGATTTCCTGACAAATTCCAGATCTGACGACGACCAGCAATTCATGGACTCTTTAGAGAACGGACAGATAGATTATGTCTTACCTAGTTGTGGTATCATTGCATCTGCTCCTCGGTTAAATAGTCGGTCCCAATCTGTGAGCAGCACTGATATCAATATTAGCATTCCTGTTCCATCAGACATCCATGTTGTAAAATCTGGACACCAAATGAACAATGAACGTGAAGGCAAAACTTTTCAAGAAGTTCTTTCTGCTGAAAATACAACACTAGATGTCACTAAACAGATTGATGTTTACTGTCACAGATTTGTCCAGGATGCTAAAATTAAGATGAACAACAGTGTTTCAGAATGTGAGAGGGGTTCTCGAGAACTCCCAGAAGTGGCGCATAATATTAGCAATAATGCTCCTAAGGCAGCTGATTGTCTGGGAACTAATAAGGCTCCTTCTAGACCATCTAAACTGGATGTATCATTTTCAGAGACAGGACCACAATATTTAGTGGTTGAGCAGATGAATTTATTTAAATCTCCTAAAAGCCCAGGCTCATCTATTGTTCTTGAAGCTGAGCCAGGGTTTCATGCAACTCCTTCACCAGCAGAGAATAATGGTAGCAGGGCCGTCTCTCCCTTTGCAAAAATACGCAATTCAATGGCACAGGTAGCTAACATTACACAAGCTGGCTTAACCCAAGGAATCAACTTTGCTGTGGCTAAAGTGCAGAAGAGCCCAGCTGAACCAGAAACTATTAATGAAAGTCAGCAAAATGAATTGAAAGAAATGTTTACCCAGTGTCAAACAAGAATAATTCAGATTTAG
- the INPP5F gene encoding phosphatidylinositide phosphatase SAC2 isoform X2 → MFMDADSFYYSLTYDLTNSIQRQSACEKTNLPLWKKVDDRFFWNKHMIEDLINLGQSEVDFWIIPVIQGFVQIEELVVNYNETSDEEKSSPETPSQEPICVDYIHPSFLVALISRRSRHRAGMRYKRRGVDKNGNVANYVETEQLIHVHNHTLSFVQTRGSVPVFWSQVGYRYNPRPRLDKCEKETVTYFRAHFEEQLNIYKKQIIINLVDQTGREKIIGDAYLKQVLLYNNPSLTYVSFDFHEHCRGMKFENVQTLTDAISDIITDVKWCWVDQAGVICKQEGIFRVNCMDCLDRTNVVQAAIARAIMEQQLKKLGVMPPEQALPVKCNRIYQIIWANNGDAISRQYAGTAALKGDFTRTGERKLAGVMKDGVNSANRYYLNRFRDAYRQAVIDLMQGIPVTEDLYSIFTKEKEHEALHKENLRTHQELISQLLQSYMKLLLPDDEKFHGGWALIDCDPSLIDATHRDMDVLLLLSNTAYYVAYYDDEIDKVNQYQRLSLENLEKIEIGPEPTFFGKPKFSCMRLHHKYKDTSGYFHTLRAVVRSPEEDGKDTLQCIAEMLRITKQAMGLDVPIIEKKLERKSSRPHEDIIGIRSQNRGSLALGKNYLMNKFSSLNQKVKQTKSNVNISNLRKLGNFTKPEMKVNFLKPNLKVNLWKSDSSLETMENAMTDTNANIESDIEISSDNDSFHSDDFLTNSRSDDDQQFMDSLENGQIDYVLPSCGIIASAPRLNSRSQSVSSTDINISIPVPSDIHVVKSGHQMNNEREGKTFQEVLSAENTTLDVTKQIDVYCHRFVQDAKIKMNNSVSECERGSRELPEVAHNISNNAPKAADCLGTNKAPSRPSKLDVSFSETGPQYLVVEQMNLFKSPKSPGSSIVLEAEPGFHATPSPAENNGSRAVSPFAKIRNSMAQVANITQAGLTQGINFAVAKVQKSPAEPETINESQQNELKEMFTQCQTRIIQI, encoded by the exons ATGTTTATGGATGCTGATTCTTTTTATTATAGTTTGACTTATGATTTAACGAACTCTATACAAAGGCAAAGTGCATGTGAGAAGACTAACTTGCCCCTTTGGAAAAAG gttgatgatagattctttTGGAATAAGCACATGATTGAAGATCTGATAAACCTTGGA CAATCTGAAGTGGACTTTTGGATTATCCCAGTCATCCAGGGATTTGTACAAATTGAAGAACTTGTAGTTAATTACAATGAAACATCAGATGAGGAGAAAAGCAGCCCTGAAACACCATCTCAGGAGCCCATTTGTGTAGATTACATTCATCCAAGTTTTCTTGTGGCACTTATCTCACGGAGGAGCCGTCACAGAGCGG ggATGCGTTACAAACGAAGAGGAGTGGATAAAAATGGGAATGTAGCAAATTATGTCGAGACTGAACAGTTGATCCATGTTCATAATCACACTCTATCTTTTGTTCAGACAAGAGGCTCTGTGCCTGTTTTTTGGAGTCAGGTTGGTTATAGATACAACCCACGGCCACGTCTTGATAAGT GTGAGAAGGAAACTGTTACTTACTTCCGTGCACATTTTGAAGAACAATTAAACATTTATAAAAAACAG ATTATCATTAACCTAGTGGACCAGACTGGACGAGAAAAAATTATTGGTGATGCTTATCTTAAACAAGTTTTATTGTATAATAATCCAAGCCTTACTTATGTGTCATTTGATTTCCATGAACATTG ccGTGGAATGAAGTTTGAAAATGTTCAAACCCTTACGGATGCCATTTCTGATATAATCACTGATGTAAAGTGGTGCTG GGTGGACCAAGCTGGTGTAATTTGTAAACAGGAAGGAATTTTCCGTGTTAATTGTATGGATTGTCTGGATCGAACCAACGTTGTTCAAGCAGCAATTGCTCGCGCCATTATGGAACAGCAG CTAAAAAAATTAGGTGTGATGCCTCCAGAACAAGCCTTGCCAGTGAAGTGCAATAGAATTTATCAGATCATATGGGCTAACAACGGTGATGCTATAAGCAGACAATATGCTGGAACAGCAGCTTTAAag GGTGACTTCACAAGGACTGGTGAAAGGAAGCTGGCAGGAGTTATGAAAGATGGTGTTAACTCTGCAAACAGATACTACTTAAACCGCTTCAGAGATGCTTATAGACAAGCAGTCATAG ATTTAATGCAGGGTATTCCTGTGACAGAAGATCTATATTCCATATTTACCAAAGAAAAAGAGCATGAAGCCTTGCACAAGGAAAATTTGAGGACTCATCAGGAATTGATTAGCCAATTACTGCAGAGTTACATGAAATTGCTTTTACCAGACGATGAAAAATTTCATGGTGGTTGGGCACTGATTGACTGTGATCCCAG CCTTATTGATGCTACTCACAGAGATATGGATgttcttcttctactttctaaTACTGCATACTACGTAGCCTA CTATGATGATGAAATAGATAAAGTCAATCAGTATCAAAGGCTGAGCCTTGAAAATTTGGAAAAGATAGAAATAG GACCCGAACCAACATTCTTTGGAAAACCCAAGTTCTCATGCATGAGACTTCATCATAAATACAAAGATACAAGTGGGTATTTCCATACTCTTAGAGCTGTCGTGCGCAGCCCTGAAGAGGATGGAAAAG ACACTCTTCAGTGCATTGCAGAAATGCTGCGAATCACCAAGCAGGCCATGGGATTAGATGTCCCTATTATTGAGAAAAAACTGGAGag GAAGAGCAGCAGACCACATGAGGACATCATTGGGATCAGATCCCAGAATAGAGGTTCTTTGGCTCTGGGGAAGAATTACTTAATGAACAAGTTTTCATCTCTTAATCAAAAAGTGAAACAAACCAAATCCAACGTAAATATCAGCAATCTTAGAAAACTAGGAAACTTTACAAAGCCTGAAATGAAAGTAAATTTCTTAAAGCCCAATCTGAAAGTAAATCTTTGGAAATCTGACAGTAGTCTTGAAACCATGGAAAATGCCATGACGGATACTAATGCCAATATAGAATCGGATATTGAGATCTCATCTGATAATGACTCGTTCCATTCAGATGATTTCCTGACAAATTCCAGATCTGACGACGACCAGCAATTCATGGACTCTTTAGAGAACGGACAGATAGATTATGTCTTACCTAGTTGTGGTATCATTGCATCTGCTCCTCGGTTAAATAGTCGGTCCCAATCTGTGAGCAGCACTGATATCAATATTAGCATTCCTGTTCCATCAGACATCCATGTTGTAAAATCTGGACACCAAATGAACAATGAACGTGAAGGCAAAACTTTTCAAGAAGTTCTTTCTGCTGAAAATACAACACTAGATGTCACTAAACAGATTGATGTTTACTGTCACAGATTTGTCCAGGATGCTAAAATTAAGATGAACAACAGTGTTTCAGAATGTGAGAGGGGTTCTCGAGAACTCCCAGAAGTGGCGCATAATATTAGCAATAATGCTCCTAAGGCAGCTGATTGTCTGGGAACTAATAAGGCTCCTTCTAGACCATCTAAACTGGATGTATCATTTTCAGAGACAGGACCACAATATTTAGTGGTTGAGCAGATGAATTTATTTAAATCTCCTAAAAGCCCAGGCTCATCTATTGTTCTTGAAGCTGAGCCAGGGTTTCATGCAACTCCTTCACCAGCAGAGAATAATGGTAGCAGGGCCGTCTCTCCCTTTGCAAAAATACGCAATTCAATGGCACAGGTAGCTAACATTACACAAGCTGGCTTAACCCAAGGAATCAACTTTGCTGTGGCTAAAGTGCAGAAGAGCCCAGCTGAACCAGAAACTATTAATGAAAGTCAGCAAAATGAATTGAAAGAAATGTTTACCCAGTGTCAAACAAGAATAATTCAGATTTAG
- the INPP5F gene encoding phosphatidylinositide phosphatase SAC2 isoform X4, producing the protein MKFENVQTLTDAISDIITDVKWCWVDQAGVICKQEGIFRVNCMDCLDRTNVVQAAIARAIMEQQLKKLGVMPPEQALPVKCNRIYQIIWANNGDAISRQYAGTAALKGDFTRTGERKLAGVMKDGVNSANRYYLNRFRDAYRQAVIDLMQGIPVTEDLYSIFTKEKEHEALHKENLRTHQELISQLLQSYMKLLLPDDEKFHGGWALIDCDPSLIDATHRDMDVLLLLSNTAYYVAYYDDEIDKVNQYQRLSLENLEKIEIGPEPTFFGKPKFSCMRLHHKYKDTSGYFHTLRAVVRSPEEDGKDTLQCIAEMLRITKQAMGLDVPIIEKKLERKSSRPHEDIIGIRSQNRGSLALGKNYLMNKFSSLNQKVKQTKSNVNISNLRKLGNFTKPEMKVNFLKPNLKVNLWKSDSSLETMENAMTDTNANIESDIEISSDNDSFHSDDFLTNSRSDDDQQFMDSLENGQIDYVLPSCGIIASAPRLNSRSQSVSSTDINISIPVPSDIHVVKSGHQMNNEREGKTFQEVLSAENTTLDVTKQIDVYCHRFVQDAKIKMNNSVSECERGSRELPEVAHNISNNAPKAADCLGTNKAPSRPSKLDVSFSETGPQYLVVEQMNLFKSPKSPGSSIVLEAEPGFHATPSPAENNGSRAVSPFAKIRNSMAQVANITQAGLTQGINFAVAKVQKSPAEPETINESQQNELKEMFTQCQTRIIQI; encoded by the exons ATGAAGTTTGAAAATGTTCAAACCCTTACGGATGCCATTTCTGATATAATCACTGATGTAAAGTGGTGCTG GGTGGACCAAGCTGGTGTAATTTGTAAACAGGAAGGAATTTTCCGTGTTAATTGTATGGATTGTCTGGATCGAACCAACGTTGTTCAAGCAGCAATTGCTCGCGCCATTATGGAACAGCAG CTAAAAAAATTAGGTGTGATGCCTCCAGAACAAGCCTTGCCAGTGAAGTGCAATAGAATTTATCAGATCATATGGGCTAACAACGGTGATGCTATAAGCAGACAATATGCTGGAACAGCAGCTTTAAag GGTGACTTCACAAGGACTGGTGAAAGGAAGCTGGCAGGAGTTATGAAAGATGGTGTTAACTCTGCAAACAGATACTACTTAAACCGCTTCAGAGATGCTTATAGACAAGCAGTCATAG ATTTAATGCAGGGTATTCCTGTGACAGAAGATCTATATTCCATATTTACCAAAGAAAAAGAGCATGAAGCCTTGCACAAGGAAAATTTGAGGACTCATCAGGAATTGATTAGCCAATTACTGCAGAGTTACATGAAATTGCTTTTACCAGACGATGAAAAATTTCATGGTGGTTGGGCACTGATTGACTGTGATCCCAG CCTTATTGATGCTACTCACAGAGATATGGATgttcttcttctactttctaaTACTGCATACTACGTAGCCTA CTATGATGATGAAATAGATAAAGTCAATCAGTATCAAAGGCTGAGCCTTGAAAATTTGGAAAAGATAGAAATAG GACCCGAACCAACATTCTTTGGAAAACCCAAGTTCTCATGCATGAGACTTCATCATAAATACAAAGATACAAGTGGGTATTTCCATACTCTTAGAGCTGTCGTGCGCAGCCCTGAAGAGGATGGAAAAG ACACTCTTCAGTGCATTGCAGAAATGCTGCGAATCACCAAGCAGGCCATGGGATTAGATGTCCCTATTATTGAGAAAAAACTGGAGag GAAGAGCAGCAGACCACATGAGGACATCATTGGGATCAGATCCCAGAATAGAGGTTCTTTGGCTCTGGGGAAGAATTACTTAATGAACAAGTTTTCATCTCTTAATCAAAAAGTGAAACAAACCAAATCCAACGTAAATATCAGCAATCTTAGAAAACTAGGAAACTTTACAAAGCCTGAAATGAAAGTAAATTTCTTAAAGCCCAATCTGAAAGTAAATCTTTGGAAATCTGACAGTAGTCTTGAAACCATGGAAAATGCCATGACGGATACTAATGCCAATATAGAATCGGATATTGAGATCTCATCTGATAATGACTCGTTCCATTCAGATGATTTCCTGACAAATTCCAGATCTGACGACGACCAGCAATTCATGGACTCTTTAGAGAACGGACAGATAGATTATGTCTTACCTAGTTGTGGTATCATTGCATCTGCTCCTCGGTTAAATAGTCGGTCCCAATCTGTGAGCAGCACTGATATCAATATTAGCATTCCTGTTCCATCAGACATCCATGTTGTAAAATCTGGACACCAAATGAACAATGAACGTGAAGGCAAAACTTTTCAAGAAGTTCTTTCTGCTGAAAATACAACACTAGATGTCACTAAACAGATTGATGTTTACTGTCACAGATTTGTCCAGGATGCTAAAATTAAGATGAACAACAGTGTTTCAGAATGTGAGAGGGGTTCTCGAGAACTCCCAGAAGTGGCGCATAATATTAGCAATAATGCTCCTAAGGCAGCTGATTGTCTGGGAACTAATAAGGCTCCTTCTAGACCATCTAAACTGGATGTATCATTTTCAGAGACAGGACCACAATATTTAGTGGTTGAGCAGATGAATTTATTTAAATCTCCTAAAAGCCCAGGCTCATCTATTGTTCTTGAAGCTGAGCCAGGGTTTCATGCAACTCCTTCACCAGCAGAGAATAATGGTAGCAGGGCCGTCTCTCCCTTTGCAAAAATACGCAATTCAATGGCACAGGTAGCTAACATTACACAAGCTGGCTTAACCCAAGGAATCAACTTTGCTGTGGCTAAAGTGCAGAAGAGCCCAGCTGAACCAGAAACTATTAATGAAAGTCAGCAAAATGAATTGAAAGAAATGTTTACCCAGTGTCAAACAAGAATAATTCAGATTTAG
- the INPP5F gene encoding phosphatidylinositide phosphatase SAC2 isoform X3 has product MELFQAKDHYILQQENRALWCSRVDGSLQLRAATDLLLAWNPICLGLIEGIIGKIQLHTDLPWWLLLIRQKVVVGKLPGDHDVCKITKIVAIPLSEAEPQDLDLEPCKKHHFGIYKTEKITQSPDDSKFLLRTFTQIKTNVSSSNKKKVKESKEKERLERRLLEELFKMFMDADSFYYSLTYDLTNSIQRQSACEKTNLPLWKKVDDRFFWNKHMIEDLINLGQSEVDFWIIPVIQGFVQIEELVVNYNETSDEEKSSPETPSQEPICVDYIHPSFLVALISRRSRHRAGMRYKRRGVDKNGNVANYVETEQLIHVHNHTLSFVQTRGSVPVFWSQVGYRYNPRPRLDKCEKETVTYFRAHFEEQLNIYKKQIIINLVDQTGREKIIGDAYLKQVLLYNNPSLTYVSFDFHEHCRGMKFENVQTLTDAISDIITDVKWCWVDQAGVICKQEGIFRVNCMDCLDRTNVVQAAIARAIMEQQLKKLGVMPPEQALPVKCNRIYQIIWANNGDAISRQYAGTAALKGDFTRTGERKLAGVMKDGVNSANRYYLNRFRDAYRQAVIDLMQGIPVTEDLYSIFTKEKEHEALHKENLRTHQELISQLLQSYMKLLLPDDEKFHGGWALIDCDPSLIDATHRDMDVLLLLSNTAYYVAYYDDEIDKVNQYQRLSLENLEKIEIGPEPTFFGKPKFSCMRLHHKYKDTSGYFHTLRAVVRSPEEDGKDTLQCIAEMLRITKQAMGLDVPIIEKKLERKYDCTLECLKIMHQMNKVYLKENGNQFKHLM; this is encoded by the exons ATTTGCCTTGGTGGTTGCTTCTAATTCGCCAAAAAGTAGTTGTTGGCAAGCTTCCAGGAGATCATGATGTATGTAAAATTACGAAAATTGTTGCAATACCACTTTCTGAAGCAGAACCTCAGGATCTGGACTTGGAG CCCTGTAAAAAACATCATTTTGGAATATATAAAACAGAGAAAATTACACAGTCTCCAGATGATTCTAAATTTCTGCTAAGAACCTTCACTCAGATAAAAACAAAtgtttcctcttctaataaaaagaag GTTAAAGaaagtaaagagaaagaaagactggaGAGACGTCTATTGGAAGAACTGTTCAAAATGTTTATGGATGCTGATTCTTTTTATTATAGTTTGACTTATGATTTAACGAACTCTATACAAAGGCAAAGTGCATGTGAGAAGACTAACTTGCCCCTTTGGAAAAAG gttgatgatagattctttTGGAATAAGCACATGATTGAAGATCTGATAAACCTTGGA CAATCTGAAGTGGACTTTTGGATTATCCCAGTCATCCAGGGATTTGTACAAATTGAAGAACTTGTAGTTAATTACAATGAAACATCAGATGAGGAGAAAAGCAGCCCTGAAACACCATCTCAGGAGCCCATTTGTGTAGATTACATTCATCCAAGTTTTCTTGTGGCACTTATCTCACGGAGGAGCCGTCACAGAGCGG ggATGCGTTACAAACGAAGAGGAGTGGATAAAAATGGGAATGTAGCAAATTATGTCGAGACTGAACAGTTGATCCATGTTCATAATCACACTCTATCTTTTGTTCAGACAAGAGGCTCTGTGCCTGTTTTTTGGAGTCAGGTTGGTTATAGATACAACCCACGGCCACGTCTTGATAAGT GTGAGAAGGAAACTGTTACTTACTTCCGTGCACATTTTGAAGAACAATTAAACATTTATAAAAAACAG ATTATCATTAACCTAGTGGACCAGACTGGACGAGAAAAAATTATTGGTGATGCTTATCTTAAACAAGTTTTATTGTATAATAATCCAAGCCTTACTTATGTGTCATTTGATTTCCATGAACATTG ccGTGGAATGAAGTTTGAAAATGTTCAAACCCTTACGGATGCCATTTCTGATATAATCACTGATGTAAAGTGGTGCTG GGTGGACCAAGCTGGTGTAATTTGTAAACAGGAAGGAATTTTCCGTGTTAATTGTATGGATTGTCTGGATCGAACCAACGTTGTTCAAGCAGCAATTGCTCGCGCCATTATGGAACAGCAG CTAAAAAAATTAGGTGTGATGCCTCCAGAACAAGCCTTGCCAGTGAAGTGCAATAGAATTTATCAGATCATATGGGCTAACAACGGTGATGCTATAAGCAGACAATATGCTGGAACAGCAGCTTTAAag GGTGACTTCACAAGGACTGGTGAAAGGAAGCTGGCAGGAGTTATGAAAGATGGTGTTAACTCTGCAAACAGATACTACTTAAACCGCTTCAGAGATGCTTATAGACAAGCAGTCATAG ATTTAATGCAGGGTATTCCTGTGACAGAAGATCTATATTCCATATTTACCAAAGAAAAAGAGCATGAAGCCTTGCACAAGGAAAATTTGAGGACTCATCAGGAATTGATTAGCCAATTACTGCAGAGTTACATGAAATTGCTTTTACCAGACGATGAAAAATTTCATGGTGGTTGGGCACTGATTGACTGTGATCCCAG CCTTATTGATGCTACTCACAGAGATATGGATgttcttcttctactttctaaTACTGCATACTACGTAGCCTA CTATGATGATGAAATAGATAAAGTCAATCAGTATCAAAGGCTGAGCCTTGAAAATTTGGAAAAGATAGAAATAG GACCCGAACCAACATTCTTTGGAAAACCCAAGTTCTCATGCATGAGACTTCATCATAAATACAAAGATACAAGTGGGTATTTCCATACTCTTAGAGCTGTCGTGCGCAGCCCTGAAGAGGATGGAAAAG ACACTCTTCAGTGCATTGCAGAAATGCTGCGAATCACCAAGCAGGCCATGGGATTAGATGTCCCTATTATTGAGAAAAAACTGGAGag aaAATATGACTGTACCTTGGAATGCTTAAAGATCATGCATCAAATGAATAAGgtgtatttaaaagaaaatggtaACCAATTCAAACACTTAATGTAA